The genomic window CAATCCCCTTGCCAAATCGTACCCTAAAATAATTCTGTCTTGATAGTAAATATCTGCCCATTTTTGGAAAAAACGAGAGAAAAACTTCATACTGATTATCCATGAAGGTTCCTCACAGAATTCAAAAATATCGCCTCGGTCGCATAGAGGTTTCTTTCCGTCTCGATCGTATTGTTCATCAATTGCGGCATTTAAACGTCTTTGCGTCCCGGATGAAATGACACCGTTTGTGTATAGGCTCCAATAGAGCGAGCGCTCTCTATCCAAGATTCGTAGACGTATGTCTGCCATTACGTCTTTGGTACGGACAGGCATTTCCGGATATATTTCTTTTTGAGGTAGGAACTGTTCGACAATACTCCAGTCTGTTGCTTCCAACGCTTCCTTCTGTTTCAAATCTTTTAGGTATTTTTCAGAACCTTCGTACAACTGCTTTTTTACGCTATAATCCAAAAGAAGCTTGGAGGACGGTATCTCTGCCAATCCCAATTTCTTTAGAAGCCAACCGATTGTAGTCGCATTTATTGTCAATGTTAAAGTTACAATCCCAGCCGTAAGGAAAAGTACTTGCCGACGTATTGGTTCTGGTATCGAAAAGGTATACGATACCATCAGTGCCATCGTTAGTCCCAATGCACCACGTAATCCTCCCCAACTCAAGATCGTGGACTCTCGCACCGACAAGCCATATCCGGACCGTTTCATGATCGGATAAAATATGGTTATTATTAATATACGAATGATATTTATCCCGGCATATACACAGATAAGAATCAATAAATCCATCCATGAGAAGTCTACCTTCAATGCTATTACGACACCTACAATTATGAATATCAATGTATTTGCTATGTGTGCCGCCAATTCCCAAAATTGACGCATGAATTTATTGACCTGCGGTTTCAACCTCAGACGGCCCATGTAAGAGACTGTCAAACCGAAACCGACCAAAGCGATTACTCCCGATACTTCCAAATAATTTTGCGCTATGACAAAAGTCATATAAGCGGAAAGAATCATCACGCTGTTTTGAAGCATCTCGTCTCCATTTACATTTGTGATAAATTGAATACACAAATAAGCCAA from Parabacteroides distasonis ATCC 8503 includes these protein-coding regions:
- a CDS encoding cation:proton antiporter — encoded protein: METNNLLAPLFFVLIRLMGGAILKFGLKKMPLPYTVGLFAFGLLIGTFDRIGWLESIPILKSSIDFAGNANPDMILYIFLPILIFDAAYELDVHIFRKTLTNATILSVPGVIIAMLLTAALMIGIGTFAPSYEGWNWTFALMFGALISATDPVAIVALLKELGTSKRFSTLVDAESMLNDGTGIVLFMLFFGAYTATGVSDSPVADFIMVVAGGALVGTLLAYLCIQFITNVNGDEMLQNSVMILSAYMTFVIAQNYLEVSGVIALVGFGLTVSYMGRLRLKPQVNKFMRQFWELAAHIANTLIFIIVGVVIALKVDFSWMDLLILICVYAGINIIRILIITIFYPIMKRSGYGLSVRESTILSWGGLRGALGLTMALMVSYTFSIPEPIRRQVLFLTAGIVTLTLTINATTIGWLLKKLGLAEIPSSKLLLDYSVKKQLYEGSEKYLKDLKQKEALEATDWSIVEQFLPQKEIYPEMPVRTKDVMADIRLRILDRERSLYWSLYTNGVISSGTQRRLNAAIDEQYDRDGKKPLCDRGDIFEFCEEPSWIISMKFFSRFFQKWADIYYQDRIILGYDLARGLIIAQKESLKLVNEFGSSETVSTEYESCLSLLQVEIRKNITRASNFITKISIDYPKSYKEAVTRKSVRMLLSNEKKRIEQFKEQGLISQEEAEQMVNELGERHNKVFTSYQFLK